From a single Osmerus mordax isolate fOsmMor3 chromosome 6, fOsmMor3.pri, whole genome shotgun sequence genomic region:
- the ccdc12 gene encoding coiled-coil domain-containing protein 12, which produces MERSVGSLQEQALKRKERLKALRGRQLQGRDQEQEDGEPERKRALEEEAEEEERHRELKLRNYTPADEELKERQVPKAKPASVEDKVKDQLEAANPEPVIEEVDLANLAPRKPDWDLKRDVAKKLEKLEKRTQKAIAELIRDRLRGSEEELAAAVGAVGVTEGDSD; this is translated from the exons ATGGAGCGATCTGTTGGATCACTACAGGAGCAAGCACTCAAAAGGAAAGAGCGGCTGAAAGCGCTGAGAGGTCGACAACTTCAG GGAAGAGACCAAGAGCAAGAGgatggagagccagagaggaaaagagccctggaggaggaggctgaggaagaggagcgaCACAG AGAGCTGAAGCTGAGGAACTACACCCCTGCTGACGAGGAGTTGAAGGAGAGGCAGGTGCCCAAAGCCAAGCCTGCATCAG TGGAGGATAAAGTCAAGGATCAGCTAGAAGCCGCCAACCCCGAGCCTGTCATTGAAGAAGTG GACTTGGCCAACCTCGCACCGAGGAAACCTGACTG GGATTTAAAGAGAGATGTCGCAAAGAAGCTGGAGAAGCTTGAGAAGAGGACACAGAAGGCCATCGCTGAACTAATCC GTGACCGTCTGCGAGGCAGCGAGGAGGAGCTTGCTGCAGCCGTGGGAGCCGTAGGTGTGACGGAGGGAGACTCGGACTGA